The following proteins are co-located in the Deinococcus metallilatus genome:
- a CDS encoding MFS transporter has protein sequence MLWTRPLVMLRLLALLLTSELVRSGFFVSALPVTGPDLGLGTAVIGGMVGVHYLADALAKGPVGLVTERWGLGRVLTLGSVLGLAAVLGARLSPSPAWGVLGCALWGVTYAALWPGVMSTSQALARPGRTARALAVSSLSVAPAILGGVLGVGPLMLAHPAAAWTLLVGAQGAALLLALSLLRLHLPHLPGAALPGGMWQGWARVAVLLPAAFAQTLAPGLLVTLFYPLLARLGLGLGDLIGPGLLALGTFGLGLWGAGRLADLAHPRRALTPGLLLLALTFALAALPGLEGRLWLLAPLLGLGYGAFVTGWNGLVGRVLPAGHRAAAWGTVMAVEALGYAAGPLLGGAAWASFGAAGVFTLGAAVFLLTEAYYLWPGRAVTRALPNPE, from the coding sequence ATGCTGTGGACCCGTCCCCTGGTGATGCTGCGGCTGCTGGCGCTGCTGCTCACCAGCGAACTGGTCCGCAGCGGGTTTTTCGTGTCGGCGCTGCCGGTGACCGGGCCGGACCTGGGGCTGGGCACGGCGGTGATCGGGGGGATGGTCGGCGTCCATTACCTCGCGGACGCGCTCGCCAAAGGGCCGGTGGGGCTGGTCACGGAACGCTGGGGGCTGGGGCGGGTGCTGACGCTGGGGAGCGTGCTGGGGCTGGCCGCCGTGCTGGGCGCGCGGCTGTCGCCCTCCCCGGCGTGGGGAGTGCTGGGGTGCGCGCTGTGGGGCGTCACCTACGCGGCGCTGTGGCCGGGCGTGATGAGCACCTCACAGGCGCTGGCCCGGCCGGGGCGCACGGCGCGGGCGCTGGCCGTCTCCAGCCTGAGCGTGGCCCCGGCGATTCTGGGCGGCGTGCTGGGCGTCGGGCCGCTGATGCTGGCGCATCCCGCCGCCGCCTGGACGCTGCTGGTGGGGGCACAGGGCGCGGCCCTGCTGCTGGCGCTGAGTCTGCTGCGCCTGCACCTGCCCCACCTCCCCGGCGCGGCGCTGCCGGGCGGCATGTGGCAGGGCTGGGCGCGGGTGGCCGTGCTGCTACCCGCCGCCTTCGCGCAGACGCTCGCGCCGGGGCTGCTGGTCACCCTGTTCTATCCGCTGCTCGCGCGGCTGGGGCTGGGGCTGGGGGACCTGATCGGACCGGGGTTGCTGGCCCTGGGCACTTTCGGGCTGGGCCTGTGGGGCGCGGGCAGGCTGGCCGACCTGGCGCACCCCCGCCGGGCACTCACGCCGGGCCTGCTGCTGCTGGCCCTGACCTTCGCGCTGGCGGCGCTGCCGGGACTGGAAGGGCGGCTGTGGCTGCTCGCGCCACTGCTGGGCCTGGGGTACGGGGCGTTCGTCACCGGCTGGAACGGGCTGGTGGGCCGGGTGCTGCCCGCCGGTCACCGGGCCGCCGCGTGGGGCACCGTGATGGCGGTCGAGGCCCTGGGCTACGCTGCCGGGCCGTTGCTGGGGGGTGCCGCCTGGGCCAGCTTCGGCGCGGCGGGCGTGTTCACGCTGGGGGCCGCCGTATTCCTGCTCACCGAGGCTTATTACCTCTGGCCGGGCCGGGCCGTCACGCGAGCCCTGCCGAATCCCGAGTGA
- a CDS encoding Lrp/AsnC family transcriptional regulator, giving the protein MVTAIVMVQAERQRIQETAVALAGVPGVREVYSVTGEWDIVAVLKLDRYDDLDDVVTGHLRKVEGITRTQTMLAFRTYSEALLDQGFGVGLDESQPS; this is encoded by the coding sequence ATGGTCACCGCAATCGTGATGGTCCAGGCAGAGCGGCAACGCATTCAGGAAACCGCCGTGGCGCTGGCGGGCGTGCCGGGGGTGCGCGAGGTCTACAGCGTGACGGGGGAGTGGGACATCGTGGCGGTGCTCAAACTGGACCGCTACGACGACCTCGACGACGTGGTCACCGGGCATCTGCGGAAGGTGGAGGGGATCACCCGCACGCAGACCATGCTCGCCTTCCGCACCTACAGCGAGGCGCTGCTGGACCAGGGCTTCGGCGTCGGCCTGGACGAGAGCCAGCCGTCCTGA
- the bshB1 gene encoding bacillithiol biosynthesis deacetylase BshB1, translating to MTELWRTLYGTVQPLDWLCLAPHPDDAEIGAGGTLIRLAREGRTVGVLELSRGERGTQGTPEVREAECVAAARIMGLAWRGQLGLPDGELADTPQGAAALAAVLRAVRPRVLVVPHHRDRHPDHFGTYHLAKRALHLAALRKADVGGEPHRVSRVLLYQGNADIDANLLVDVGAVLPDWEAAIRAHTSQFTGEYVSETVTPEIVERRRARLMYWGTLVRVRYAEAFETEEPLLVDPAGL from the coding sequence ATGACTGAACTCTGGCGCACCCTCTACGGAACCGTGCAGCCGCTCGACTGGCTGTGCCTCGCGCCGCACCCCGACGACGCGGAGATCGGCGCGGGCGGCACCCTGATCCGTCTGGCGCGGGAGGGTCGGACGGTGGGCGTGCTGGAACTGTCGCGCGGCGAGCGGGGCACCCAGGGTACCCCTGAGGTGCGGGAGGCGGAGTGCGTGGCGGCGGCACGGATCATGGGCCTGGCCTGGCGCGGGCAGCTCGGCTTACCGGACGGGGAGCTGGCCGATACGCCGCAGGGGGCGGCGGCGCTGGCGGCGGTGCTGCGCGCGGTGCGGCCGCGCGTGCTGGTCGTGCCGCACCACCGGGACCGCCACCCGGACCACTTCGGCACCTACCACCTCGCCAAGCGGGCGCTGCATCTCGCGGCGCTGCGCAAGGCGGACGTGGGAGGTGAGCCGCACCGCGTCTCCCGCGTGCTGCTGTACCAGGGCAACGCGGACATCGACGCGAATCTGCTGGTGGATGTGGGGGCGGTGCTGCCCGACTGGGAGGCCGCGATCCGTGCCCATACCAGCCAGTTCACTGGCGAGTACGTGTCCGAGACGGTGACCCCGGAGATCGTCGAGCGCCGCCGCGCCCGCCTGATGTACTGGGGCACCCTCGTCCGCGTGCGCTACGCCGAGGCCTTCGAAACCGAGGAACCGTTGCTGGTGGACCCGGCAGGGCTGTAG
- a CDS encoding cyclodeaminase/cyclohydrolase family protein: MSSLWQRPALDLLQAAASGAPTPGGSTAALTGAFGAALLEMALHITLNKHREGEEELLRVLQTATGLRERLQALADEDVRAFGAYVQATRLPQDTPAQERERAEALDRAERAAVRAPLELARTLVEALNLARQILPHVHTEVTSDVGAGAAILAGALRAGLLTAEINLPHLPEEERPALRAERDTLQAQGTRLVTAILRRTRARLGGD, from the coding sequence ATGTCCTCCCTGTGGCAACGCCCGGCCCTCGATCTTCTCCAGGCGGCGGCGAGCGGCGCACCCACTCCCGGCGGCTCCACGGCGGCCCTGACGGGGGCCTTCGGCGCGGCACTGCTGGAGATGGCCCTGCACATCACCCTGAACAAGCACCGGGAGGGAGAGGAGGAGTTGCTCCGGGTCCTCCAGACCGCGACTGGTCTGCGGGAGCGGCTTCAGGCCCTGGCAGACGAGGACGTGCGGGCCTTTGGCGCCTACGTCCAGGCCACCCGGCTCCCGCAGGACACCCCGGCGCAGGAACGTGAGCGGGCAGAGGCCCTGGACCGTGCGGAACGGGCGGCGGTGCGGGCGCCCCTTGAGCTGGCCCGGACGCTCGTGGAGGCCCTGAACCTCGCCCGGCAAATCCTCCCGCACGTCCATACGGAAGTGACGAGTGACGTGGGCGCGGGGGCGGCGATTCTGGCGGGTGCCCTGCGCGCTGGCCTGCTGACGGCCGAGATCAACCTGCCGCACCTGCCGGAAGAGGAGCGCCCCGCGCTGCGGGCCGAGCGGGACACCTTGCAGGCGCAGGGCACCCGCCTGGTCACGGCCATACTGCGCCGGACCCGCGCCCGCCTCGGCGGCGACTGA
- the gmk gene encoding guanylate kinase: protein MLSGMMVATPDPRTDSTSSTPRRGLLIVMTGASGVGKGTLRERWLAGQDVFYSTSWTTREARKGERDGVDYVFVTPEVFQEKASQDGFLEHAQFVGNHYGTPTEPIEAALARGQDVVLEIEVEGAMQVKARMGEAAVLVFIMPPSLTELRRRLTGRATETPERIEKRLARARDEIMEAHAFRYVVVNDDLDRAVRELQAVQRAEHARQRPEAEWTAEDREALRLADTVRSSALTREDLERVVES from the coding sequence ATGCTGTCGGGAATGATGGTTGCCACGCCTGACCCGAGAACGGATTCGACCTCCTCCACACCCCGCCGGGGCCTATTGATCGTGATGACGGGCGCGTCCGGCGTCGGCAAGGGCACGCTGCGCGAGCGCTGGCTGGCCGGGCAGGACGTGTTCTACTCGACCTCTTGGACCACCCGTGAGGCCCGCAAAGGCGAGCGCGACGGCGTGGACTACGTGTTCGTGACGCCCGAGGTGTTTCAGGAAAAGGCCAGCCAGGACGGCTTTCTGGAGCACGCGCAGTTTGTGGGCAACCACTACGGCACGCCCACCGAACCCATCGAGGCGGCGCTCGCGCGCGGGCAGGACGTGGTGCTGGAGATCGAGGTCGAGGGGGCCATGCAGGTCAAGGCGCGCATGGGCGAGGCGGCGGTGCTGGTGTTCATCATGCCGCCCAGCCTCACCGAGTTGCGCCGCCGCCTGACCGGCCGCGCGACCGAGACGCCGGAGCGCATCGAAAAACGTCTGGCCCGCGCCCGGGACGAGATCATGGAGGCCCACGCCTTCCGCTACGTGGTCGTGAACGACGATCTGGACCGCGCCGTGCGTGAACTCCAGGCCGTGCAACGCGCCGAACATGCCCGCCAGCGCCCCGAGGCCGAGTGGACGGCGGAGGACCGCGAGGCGCTGCGGCTGGCTGACACGGTCCGCAGCAGCGCCCTGACCCGCGAGGACCTGGAGCGCGTGGTCGAGAGCTGA
- a CDS encoding Lrp/AsnC family transcriptional regulator, with protein MTATAPTPASVTPREQLLNRIQRDIPIVQHPYRVIAEEVGLTEAEALDILREVKAEGVLRQVSAIFDTRTLGYQSSLVAAEYDEDRLDAGAEIVSGHPGVSHNYKRNHSFNLWYTIAVPPESDLEAHVMKLHELSGAKVTRLMPTLHLFKIGVEFDMSGKEDWNAKAKPQYTGADRNLGYQVTDLDRAFVLEFQKDLPVTEEPYADACAALGLTIDELAAHAGRMKAAGALRRVSAVFRHQKAGFTFNAMGVWAVPQEDVAEVGRRMAEFKAVSHCYLRPTYPEWPYTIFTMVHGRSKEEAFGKIAAIEQEVAQGIDHAILYSTKEYKKVRLEFYKPEFYQWARENLGTEA; from the coding sequence ATGACTGCCACCGCTCCCACCCCCGCGTCGGTGACGCCGCGTGAGCAACTGCTGAACCGCATCCAGCGCGATATTCCCATCGTCCAGCACCCCTACCGCGTCATTGCGGAGGAAGTCGGGCTGACCGAGGCCGAGGCCCTGGACATCCTGCGCGAGGTGAAGGCCGAAGGGGTGCTGCGGCAGGTGAGCGCCATCTTCGACACCCGCACCCTGGGCTACCAGTCCAGCCTGGTCGCCGCCGAGTACGACGAGGACCGGCTCGACGCGGGGGCGGAGATCGTCAGCGGCCACCCCGGCGTCAGCCACAACTACAAGCGCAACCACAGCTTCAACCTCTGGTACACGATTGCCGTGCCGCCCGAGAGCGACCTCGAAGCGCACGTGATGAAGCTGCACGAGCTGAGCGGCGCCAAGGTCACCCGCCTGATGCCCACGCTGCACCTCTTCAAGATCGGTGTGGAGTTTGACATGAGCGGCAAGGAGGACTGGAACGCCAAGGCCAAACCCCAGTACACGGGCGCCGACCGCAACCTGGGCTATCAGGTGACCGACCTCGACCGCGCCTTCGTGCTGGAATTCCAGAAGGACCTGCCCGTGACCGAGGAACCCTACGCGGACGCCTGCGCGGCACTGGGCCTGACCATCGACGAACTGGCCGCCCATGCGGGGCGCATGAAGGCCGCCGGGGCGCTGCGCCGCGTCTCCGCCGTCTTCCGCCACCAGAAGGCGGGCTTCACCTTCAACGCGATGGGCGTCTGGGCCGTGCCCCAGGAGGACGTGGCCGAGGTGGGCCGCCGGATGGCCGAGTTCAAGGCCGTCTCCCACTGCTACCTGCGCCCCACCTACCCCGAGTGGCCCTACACCATCTTCACGATGGTCCACGGCCGCAGCAAGGAAGAGGCTTTCGGTAAGATCGCCGCCATCGAGCAGGAAGTGGCGCAGGGGATTGACCACGCCATCCTTTATTCGACGAAGGAATACAAGAAAGTCCGGCTGGAATTCTACAAGCCGGAGTTCTATCAGTGGGCGCGGGAAAATCTGGGGACGGAGGCGTAA
- a CDS encoding macro domain-containing protein — protein sequence MPLELVQGDIGQERTCAVVTAANKELAGGGGVDAVIHRAAGPELLRAIRRVGGTPTGTAVITPAFRMEGQGVRFVIHAVGPIWRGGGQGEAARLAGAYRESLRLAVEHGCDSVAFPAISTGVYGYPKEEAATVALRTIRDFLTTHPDLRVRVVLYDGGTLNVFRRALAALEENGGTG from the coding sequence ATGCCACTCGAACTCGTGCAGGGGGACATCGGGCAGGAGCGGACGTGCGCCGTCGTGACCGCCGCGAACAAGGAACTGGCCGGTGGGGGCGGCGTGGACGCCGTGATTCACCGCGCGGCGGGGCCCGAGCTGCTGCGGGCCATCCGCAGAGTGGGCGGCACACCGACGGGAACAGCGGTGATCACGCCTGCCTTCCGCATGGAGGGCCAGGGAGTGCGCTTCGTGATTCACGCGGTCGGGCCGATCTGGCGCGGCGGCGGGCAGGGCGAGGCGGCGCGGCTGGCGGGCGCGTACCGCGAGAGCCTGCGCCTCGCCGTGGAGCACGGCTGTGACTCGGTGGCCTTTCCGGCCATCAGCACAGGCGTCTACGGCTACCCCAAGGAGGAAGCGGCGACCGTCGCCCTGCGGACCATCCGTGACTTCCTGACCACGCATCCGGACCTGCGGGTCCGGGTCGTGCTGTATGACGGCGGCACCCTGAACGTTTTCCGCAGGGCACTCGCGGCTCTTGAGGAGAACGGCGGGACCGGCTGA
- a CDS encoding alpha/beta hydrolase family protein produces the protein MRRLLNLVLLLLIAGAGYIAFMAPEKLPFKMPWASTRMAPTGEKGAPTTDTPSPTAPLGEVTDAALKAFVAQQPISIQALRAREYPGSALKVVRKLNPGVNYSRQIVSYQSDGLTIYGLLTVPNGTPPRGGWPAIVFNHGYIPPDEYRTTERYVAYQDAFARAGFVTLKSDYRGHGHSEGEALGGYNDPGYTVDVLNAAASLKKDPRVNRARLGLWGHSMGGQLSLRAMLVDPDLKAASLWAGVVASYDVLATDWNRAPGEEKRTLNPLGRRYLRALSPNAYLKDLNGRPIQLQQGTGDEEVPYSFQQDLAHDLRAAGQNVEAYRYEGDNHNLSRNLGLALRRSVEFFKANL, from the coding sequence ATGAGGCGGCTCCTGAACCTCGTGCTGCTGCTCCTGATCGCCGGGGCGGGATATATCGCCTTCATGGCCCCGGAGAAGCTCCCCTTCAAGATGCCCTGGGCGTCAACCCGGATGGCACCGACCGGGGAAAAGGGGGCCCCCACGACCGACACGCCCAGCCCCACCGCGCCACTGGGTGAGGTGACGGACGCGGCCTTGAAGGCCTTCGTGGCGCAGCAGCCCATCAGCATCCAGGCATTACGGGCGCGGGAGTACCCCGGCAGCGCCCTGAAGGTCGTGCGGAAGCTGAACCCCGGCGTCAACTATTCGCGCCAGATCGTGAGCTACCAGTCGGACGGCCTGACCATCTATGGCCTGCTGACCGTCCCCAACGGCACCCCGCCCAGGGGGGGCTGGCCCGCCATCGTGTTCAACCACGGCTACATCCCGCCCGACGAGTACCGCACCACCGAGAGGTATGTCGCCTACCAGGACGCCTTCGCGCGGGCGGGCTTCGTCACCCTCAAGAGTGACTACCGGGGGCACGGCCACTCGGAAGGCGAGGCCCTGGGCGGCTACAACGACCCCGGCTACACCGTGGACGTGCTGAACGCCGCCGCCAGCCTGAAAAAAGACCCCCGCGTGAACCGGGCCCGCCTCGGCCTGTGGGGGCACAGCATGGGCGGGCAACTGAGCCTGCGGGCGATGCTGGTGGACCCCGACCTGAAGGCCGCCTCCCTCTGGGCGGGCGTGGTCGCCAGTTACGACGTGCTGGCGACCGACTGGAACCGTGCGCCGGGCGAGGAAAAGCGCACCCTTAATCCCCTGGGCCGCCGTTACCTGCGCGCCCTCAGCCCCAATGCCTACCTAAAGGACCTGAACGGGCGGCCCATCCAGCTCCAGCAGGGCACGGGGGATGAGGAGGTGCCCTACAGCTTCCAACAGGACCTCGCCCACGACCTGCGCGCCGCCGGGCAGAACGTGGAGGCCTACCGCTACGAGGGCGACAACCACAACCTCAGCCGGAACCTGGGGCTGGCGCTGAGGCGCAGCGTGGAATTTTTCAAGGCGAATCTGTAG